A stretch of the Theileria equi strain WA chromosome 1, complete sequence genome encodes the following:
- a CDS encoding kelch domain containing protein (encoded by transcript BEWA_034150A), which yields MPGLYHFAYVLAALLFTRCSTASLEWRRLKSRSAGVTTSGFATASDDKTCYLFGGRIGELYNNDLFTFNASTFDWEIVRTTGSIPCRRSGHTLTKIGKSLYLIGGQNENGTLGDIYEYEIPSGKWKPVRQLSQSKFISRSGHSTCTDGKNRIFLFGGYNDEGAFLNDLYEINFSKSDERDANTTVTFKILNDDKSISLNPSPREHSSLTNIEGKLYLFGGYSYGSSCNDGLWIFDLKEKKWSRSNSHFTPPPGEGYSSFGMGRSIMYFGGCDFSFNANQCYNTVWNYNTSIDQWTIIPSSLNKPLGRAFGSLFLINDTVFFYGGLKMDKTVYNDTWELTGFISCTDPDHTCLGNGECYGSFCRCNSGFYGHDCRLETVIEEHIVNETNVKDDGENVEVKEDNADNLPKHKMKQPTLSTGKLMIALGCCLLVFTFKRFIK from the exons ATGCCAGGCCTGTATCATTTTGCATATGTCTTGGCAGCTCTCCTCTTTACCAGATGTAGCACTGCAAGTCTAGAATGGAGAAGACTAAAATCTCGTTCGGCTG GGGTAACGACTTCTGGCTTCGCAACAGCATCAGATGATAAGACTTGTTATCTATTTGGTGGTAGAATTGGTG AACTGTACAATAACGACCTATTCACATTCAATGCTAGTACATTTGACTGGGAAATAGTAAGAACTACCGGTAGTATTCCTTGCAGAAGATCAGGACATACCCTTACAAAAATCGGCAAATCCTTGTATCTTATCGGAGGTCAAAATGAAAACGGTACACTTGGAGATATTTACGAATATG AGATACCAagtggaaaatggaaaccTGTGCGACAATTAAGTCAATCGAAATTCATAAGCAGAAGCGGACATTCTACTTGTACCGATGGTAAAAATCGCATTTTTCTCTTTGGAGGATATAACGAC GAGGGAGCCTTCCTAAACGATTTGTACGAAAtcaatttttcaaaatctgACGAACGCGATGCAAATACTACAGtaacttttaaaatattaaatgATG ACAAGAGTATATCATTAAATCCATCACCAAGGGAACACTCTTCGTTAACTAAT ATTGAAGGAAAACTTTACTTGTTCGGTGGATACAGCTATGGTTCAAGTTGTAATGATGGGTTGTGGATATTTGATTTGAAGGAAAAAAAATGGAGCAGATCAAATTCGCATTTTACGCCTCCGCCCGGAGAAGGCTATTCCTCTTTTGGAATGGGAAGGTCAATAATGTATTTTGGTGGCTGTGATTTTAGCTTTAATGCAAACCAATGCtacaa CACCGTTTGGAATTATAACACTAGTATCGACCAATGGACAATTATCCCGTCTTCATTAAATAAACCCCTGGGAAGGGCTTTTGGATCACTATTTCTTATAAATG ATACAGTATTTTTTTATGGTGGATTAAAGATGGACAAGACGGTGTATAATGACACTTGGGAGCTAACTGGATTTATATCTTGTACAGATCCAGACCACACTTGTCTAGGAAATG GGGAGTGCTATGGTTCCTTTTGTAGATGTAATTCTGGATTCTATGGTCACGACTGCCGACTCGAAAC GGTTATCGAAGAGCATATTGTAAATGAAACAaatgttaaagatgatggagaaaatgTGGAAGTCAAAGAAGATAATGCTGATAATCTTCCAAAACATAAGATGAAACAACCCACACTTTCAACCGGAAAACTCATGATTGCATTAGGATGCTGTTTGCTCGTCTTCACATTTAAAAGATTCATAAAGTGA
- a CDS encoding hypothetical protein (encoded by transcript BEWA_034160A), translated as MTENSSITNIEDDDPVIFEIDVYLNNATFSDIITDLAEPPNTVAIAKELCSKPFNNLLILQYPLEVSTCSDSDEEGEDSKFISALAKSNVSDRLPLKSLQVGEVVKNDDISYKKSYGSSSVNKDNRYAVCPLIRFDYDLGSPYLFNHKSATFKRVSKSLKQMSSDTRSSPKLAPLFNSNESYTNQTLTFESSIATNEYVTDCLGILNVKETEHGLERSLHVLPVKGIIQMRPKLSSLADGVVAADDDLTNLFYNKDVRWKDVNRIYYPDSAESRELLDVFSTNDDYPIKFMDDRSMYINSICSSKTNKSPFSQTPSGGLNLTFSTHSSAIQSGNQVQMYSHTHHLTPNMRFMSTLDVEMQLKLLLSQRHIDSFYSLKRDIICGDMDEIAIIDLLKKFAKSIDGNWILSSEYAIDNYTDEDDCDPNERKYLVCCRDLMIGLLSRKISQNPMFKVNSSLGSFSTEMFQIATKLPPNMMNDLLSKFAKPQGKIWILKLDRDEKFCQRYRNIVEYYQRYWDARIQETANILQSYKGGTEFSTNRMVRNFCIKSAIVSFIKNSMCTSEEVVDYLDSLGYSNTSEENCNFDSLLSQVAIPIVKGFKKYWVLKPTNVSLDKFRMVLLNGDGYESRRGLSLNDVKKTFESKGIPNFITRRIMKSTG; from the coding sequence atgacGGAAAATTCCAGCATAACCAACatagaagatgatgatcCCGTTATTTTTGAGATCGATGTGTATCTTAATAATGCAACATTCAGTGATATAATTACAGATTTGGCCGAACCACCAAATACAGTGGCTATTGCCAAGGAATTATGCAGTAAACCCTTTAATAACCTTCTAATATTACAATATCCACTGGAAGTTTCTACATGTTCGgattctgatgaagaaggaGAGGATAGTAAGTTTATTTCGGCTCTTGCAAAATCGAACGTTTCCGATCGGCTCCCATTGAAGTCACTGCAAGTTGGAGAGGTAGTcaagaatgatgatataAGTTACAAGAAATCTTATGGATCATCTTCGGTCAATAAGGATAACAGATATGCTGTATGTCCACTGATAAGGTTCGACTATGATTTGGGATCACCTTATCTATTCAATCATAAATCTGCGACGTTTAAAAGGGTCTCAAAGTCCTTGAAACAAATGAGTTCTGATACTAGGTCTTCACCCAAGCTGGCACCTCTGTTTAATAGCAATGAAAGTTATACTAATCAAACCCTAACTTTTGAATCCTCCATCGCAACCAATGAATACGTTACAGATTGTCTTGGAATATTAAATGTTAAAGAGACCGAACATGGCCTCGAAAGATCTTTACATGTTCTTCCGGTAAAAGGGATTATCCAAATGAGACCAAAACTTAGCTCACTTGCTGATGGAGTAGTTGCAGCAGATGATGACCTAACAAACTTGTTTTATAATAAGGATGTTAGGTGGAAAGATGTTAATAGAATTTATTATCCTGATTCAGCTGAATCTAGGGAGTTGCTGGATGTATTTTCAACAAATGATGATTATCCCATaaaatttatggatgaCAGAAGTATGTATATTAATTCAATATGTTCATCAAAGACTAACAAATCGCCATTTTCTCAGACTCCTTCTGGTGGCTTGAACTTGACATTTTCGACACATTCATCCGCTATTCAGAGTGGAAATCAGGTACAAATGTATTCACATACACACCATTTAACACCAAACATGAGGTTCATGAGTACCTTGGACGTAGAAATGCAGTTGAAATTGCTGCTATCTCAGAGGCACATTGATTCCTTTTATTCTTTAAAGAGGGATATCATTTGTGGTGATATGGATGAGATTGCAATAATCGATTTATTGAAGAAATTTGCTAAAAGTATCGATGGCAACTGGATTTTATCCTCAGAATATGCAATTGATAATTATACAGACGAAGATGATTGTGATCCTAACGAAAGAAAATACCTTGTATGTTGTAGGGATCTCATGATTGGCTTGTTAAGCAGAAAAATATCCCAGAATCCAATGTTTAAAGTTAACAGTTCATTGGGATCATTTTCTACTGAAATGTTTCAGATTGCCACAAAGTTGCCTCCAAACATGATGAATGATTTATTATCCAAATTTGCAAAACCTCAAGGGAAAATTTGGATTCTAAAGTTGGATAGGGATGAAAAATTTTGTCAGAGATATCGCAATATTGTTGAATACTATCAAAGGTATTGGGACGCTAGAATTCAAGAAACGGCAAATATATTGCAAAGCTATAAGGGAGGTACTGAGTTTAGCACGAATCGGATGGTTAGAAATTTTTGCATTAAATCTGCCATAGTTAGTTTTATTAAAAATTCAATGTGCACATCTGAAGAAGTCGTTGACTATTTGGATTCATTAGGTTATTCTAATACCTCTGAGGAAAATTGTAATTTTGATTCTCTTCTATCGCAGGTTGCTATCCCTATAGTGAAAGGTTTCAAAAAATACTGGGTACTTAAACCAACGAATGTTTCTCTTGATAAATTTAGAATGGTCTTGCTAAACGGGGATGGTTATGAATCAAGGCGTGGACTCTCTCTAAACGACGTTAAGAAAACTTTTGAAAGCAAGGGAATACCTAATTTTATCACAAGAAGAATTATGAAATCTACAGGGTAA
- a CDS encoding hypothetical protein (encoded by transcript BEWA_034170A), whose protein sequence is MDTGADDCLGDFTKSILSQYASGLNPPISVKTSLVRSTDHNSNKRTETGPSQSDHGSGRISSSDSNSEKTNTVLNKIEILYTMSSKLQSLWEGIYPVVATNTNYTKYNSKLKKPPVWKQNKNISDVQLESISSWIETSSNILCILAKTLNVNSKTITESSGSEILQNTIDEAYSDFSSDISKTWDESNTSRESESKDLKNEYLRVMKFNTKLQFDYERIIDKLKRERDSAMQQVQETHKLEDEIKGLKGEIDNLHSKLSNKEHEIEELNNTLQTANRIQFQMMQKNEELVAQNQKLIMDKENFIDKDMAKELIKQYHDHERNGGQKKDIVDLLKRMLSIDDKSESLEDTKDDNKRSLLNEFIDFLNDNSQPEEDS, encoded by the exons ATGGACACAGGAGCTGATGATTGTTTGGGGGATTTTACCAAATCAATCCTGTCACAGTATGCATCTGGACTTAACCCACCAATTTCAGTTAAGACGAGCCTTGTTAGATCCACTGATCATAATTCCAACAAACGCACTGAAACTGGACCATCGCAATCAGATCATGGATCAGGAAGAATATCATCTTCTGATTCAAATTCAGAAAAAACAAATACAGTTTTAAATAAAATAGAGATATTGTACACTATGTCTTCGAAACTTCAATCTTTATGGGAAG GCATTTATCCTGTGGTCGCCACCAACACAAATTATACTAAATACAATTCAAAGCTTAAAAAACCTCCTGTTTGGAAacaaaataaaaatataagTGATGTACAATTGGAATCGATTTCTTCATGGATAGAAACATCATCTAATATCCTTTGCATACTTGCAAAAACTTTAAACGTAAACAGCAAAACTATAACGGAATCCAGTGGATCTGAGATACTGCAAAATACCATTGATGAGGCCTATTCTGATTTCAGCAGTGATATTTCCAAGACTTGGGACGAATCGAATACTTCTCGCGAAAGTGAATCAAAAGActtgaagaatgaatatCTCCGGGTTATGAAATTCAACACAAAATTACAG TTTGACTATGAACGAATAATTGATAAGCTAAAAAGGGAGAGAGATTCTGCGATGCAGCAAGTCCAAGAAACACACAAGCTTGAAGACGAG ATCAAAGGTCTTAAGGGGGAAATTGACAACTTACACTCAAAACTCTCAAATAAAGAGCATGAGATTGAGGAATTGAATAATACCTTACAAACAGCTAATCGAATTCAGTTTCAGATGATGcagaagaatgaagaacTTGTTGCGCAAAATCAAAAGTTGATTATGGATAAAGAGAATTTCATTGATAAGGATATGGCCAAGGAATTAATTAAACAGTACCACGACCATGAG CGCAATGGAGGGCAGAAGAAGGATATAGTAGATTTATTGAAGCGTATGCTCAGTATTGACGATAAATCTGAGAGTTTGGAAGATACGAAGGATGATAACAAAAGATCTCTTCTCAACGAGTTTATAGATTTTCTAAATGACAATTCGCAACCTGAAGAAGATTCCTAG
- a CDS encoding hypothetical protein (encoded by transcript BEWA_034180A), with protein sequence MICPGSAPLSSGIYFTKRRRLSESLLQSNHEKFDANAKFSIRERIYRNIEAEPSPEDLLFKDLVSLSLDGRRFEFFDACKDELDDDLNDGLRFLSQHLLLNEGDKNIDDELFDRNQPHYSHITSSMDKILDLLYPEGKSQDDPAPLDIIERDIGARDSCIGPLSVNEVSNLIALALKLQEAEKFDVDLEKRLEVSVQLWKKTNRIPNSVSPSLISALFESKAYQCSLCGIRFKTPDIRQRHMLTHEKVKSDTHWYSLDAWINIASKGVYGYSITARSPITHETFKKLFRAFSYMDDKNVTWLRDIIFPNEANLLEEDINVEVSAIGEETTDNVATGSKALDTFAGPNTLWSWGTMDDCTDYPKFEDNEDGYPAEAKVENEILDKILNNVESNIHNFDYKAIVAVSFDDMTKYFCAICQDGFKCEFDTKYNRFLYNNTTRIQYNPHLISQVFGNKFVPCDYILSMANIGKMNDPVEILKKMAVFQIVNCNIKSYRNLAITDWSFKYSNELLDIDRVSQRAEATNQEKEQRFKEWKNPLRPGGKDLPDSMIYTHTSCLKLVINAHLRYAKAKAEGVLEDAYKDRINKLSLL encoded by the coding sequence ATGATATGTCCGGGGTCCGCTCCACTATCCAGTGGTATATACTTTACGAAGAGACGACGTCTTTCCGAATCATTATTACAATCTAACCATGAAAAATTCGATGCCAATGCAAAGTTTTCGATTCGTGAAAGGATATATCGGAATATAGAGGCGGAACCTTCTCCGGAAGATCTACTTTTTAAGGATTTGGTATCGCTATCATTAGATGGACGTCGCTTTGAGTTTTTTGACGCTTGCAAAGATGAATTGGATGATGACTTAAACGACGGACTAAGATTTTTATCACAACACCTCCTTCTGAATGAAGGGGATAAGAACATTGATGACGAACTTTTTGATCGGAATCAACCGCACTACTCTCATATAACATCGTCTATGGACAAAATCCTGGATTTGTTATATCCGGAAGGGAAATCTCAGGACGATCCAGCTCCTTTGGATATAATCGAGAGGGATATTGGCGCTAGGGACTCTTGCATAGGTCCACTCAGTGTTAACGAAGTTTCTAACCTTATCGCTTTGGCTCTGAAGCTGCAAGAGGCCGAAAAATTTGATGTCgatttggaaaagagaCTGGAAGTATCGGTACAATTatggaagaagacaaaCAGGATCCCTAATAGTGTTTCTCCCTCGTTAATCTCGGCATTGTTTGAAAGCAAGGCATATCAATGTTCGCTTTGCGGAATTAGATTTAAAACGCCTGATATAAGGCAGCGTCATATGCTAACTCATGAGAAAGTAAAAAGTGATACCCATTGGTATTCATTAGATGCCTGGATAAATATCGCAAGTAAGGGCGTGTACGGTTATAGTATCACGGCTAGATCTCCCATTACACACGAAACATTCAAAAAATTGTTTAGAGCTTTTTCgtatatggatgataaaaatgtcaCATGGTTGAGAGATATAATATTTCCAAATGAAGCTAATCTactggaagaagatattaATGTTGAAGTATCTGCGAttggagaagaaactaCAGATAATGTCGCAACTGGATCTAAAGCTTTGGACACATTCGCTGGGCCAAATACTTTGTGGTCTTGGGGCACAATGGACGATTGCACCGATTACCCAAAGTTTGAAGATAACGAAGACGGTTATCCAGCAGAAGCTAAAGTCGAAAATGAAATTTTGgacaaaattttgaacAACGTAGAATCAAATATACACAACTTTGATTACAAGGCAATAGTTGCCGTTTCCTTTGATGATATGACAAAATACTTCTGCGCTATATGTCAAGACGGATTTAAATGTGAATTTgatacaaaatataatagaTTCTTATATAACAATACGACACGTATACAATATAATCCTCATTTAATTTCACAGGTATTTGGAAATAAATTTGTGCCATGTGATTACATTTTGTCGATGGCAAATATAGGAAAAATGAATGATCCAGTGGAAATACTAAAAAAGATGGCAGTATTTCAAATCGTCAACTGCAACATAAAATCTTATCGCAATTTAGCGATAACTGATTGGTCATTTAAATATAGCAATGAATTGCTAGACATAGATAGGGTTTCCCAACGAGCAGAAGCCACTAATCAAGAGAAAGAGCAAAGATTTAAGGAGTGGAAGAACCCCCTAAGACCCGGAGGAAAAGATTTGCCAGATTCTATGATATATACACATACAAGTTGTTTGAAACTTGTTATAAATGCACACCTTAGGTATGCAAAGGCAAAAGCCGAAGGGGTACTAGAAGATGCTTATAAAGACAGAATAAATAAGTTAAGCTTATTGTGA
- a CDS encoding hypothetical protein (encoded by transcript BEWA_034190A): MFPAYKVLCVFIRQISKPFANYLKRRASENEGFRNICIAFGNRSFAFDRYISRRFYNSEVGDCEPVTISQERSVNIGTELLGECVIFGIAAALITAEYARSVRKEFRKEAKLQERLNNIDLRQQQILDSIKEEVNIQLDKRLASLENSEDKKPKGLFENLLKL; encoded by the coding sequence ATGTTCCCAGCCTATAAAGTTCTATGTGTATTTATTCGACAGATATCAAAACCTTTTGCTAATTACTTGAAACGACGCGCGAGTGAGAACGAGGGATTTAGAAACATTTGCATTGCATTTGGAAATAGGAGCTTTGCCTTCGACAGATATATCTCAAGGCGCTTTTATAACTCAGAAGTAGGTGATTGTGAGCCTGTTACTATATCTCAAGAGCGTTCGGTTAACATTGGTACCGAacttttgggagagtgCGTAATATTTGGAATTGCAGCGGCGCTAATAACTGCAGAATACGCTAGAAGCGTTCGAAAGGAGTTTAGAAAGGAAGCTAAGCTGCAAGAACGCTTGAATAATATAGACCTTAGGCAACAACAGATACTAGACTCTATCAAGGAGGAGGTGAATATTCAACTTGATAAAAGACTCGCATCTCTCGAAAACTCAGAGGACAAAAAACCTAAAGGACTATTCGAAAatcttttaaaattgtaa
- a CDS encoding hypothetical protein (encoded by transcript BEWA_034200A) has protein sequence MYLSLLYNCLTRCKKWNLSHLRFSSRRLGSIPNQRNVQQKTTINDFGLPNVDEVFVPGITTDPFYKDITLPKRCIGCGSLFQTTDSTKPGYVDAQVLNESSVRGNLKLPSIRGAEAETVPEGIEIMRSEPGRFSAKKRRVVCRRCYKLQVLFWCLNQLLQYYKRVDMTSEVDVQRENIAREMLGIQDGIKRGDTQRIFTNSSSKDKGTLQMPTEVEASHAKKSLNLKLSSEIITDLAVRIKNDSVVIFLIDLTNLEASVIPELYIALRNRTLDVIWVANKVDVIPKPNDPTEIKRWLRSFVRQIGNAKSADVILVSSTKGIGLDVLEHRMKAYLQTGNPRNIYVVGATNVGKSTFVNRFLDFIQYNVGGTTRSAIPGTTLEFIEFGLPKGFKLVDTPGIPIPSQVPSLLYRPIDLLSISIMKTINPLSIKLEAGRSLLVGGLARVDLVQGSSTIVQCFFSSGITIKVCRSVAAEDILKHQVGTSLYPPHDKEDFEKLLPLSKYRFAVNCTGRRPVDEFVISGLGWISFCGIGPKIIEMYIPRGINLLRRPAMLTTAPKTVDGYKIYHGR, from the exons ATGTATCTTAGTCTACTCTATAATTGTTTGACTAGGTGTAAGAAGTGGAATCTTTCACACCTTCGGTTTTCTTCAAGG AGGCTTGGAAGTATTCCAAACCAGAGAAATGTACAGCAAAAAACAACCATTAATGACTTTGGTCTTCCAAATGTGGACGAAGTTTTTGTTCCTGGAATAACTACGGACCCATTTTAT AAGGATATTACACTACCGAAACGCTGCATAGGTTGTGGATCTTTATTCCAGACAACTGATTCCACTAAACCCGGTTATGTTGACGCACAGGTTCTAAATGAATCCAGCG TACGTGGAAACCTCAAGCTTCCAAGTATTAGAGGTGCAGAGGCGGAAACAGTTCCGGAGGGGATCGAGATTATGCGA TCTGAACCCGGAAGGTTTTCTGCTAAGAAACGTAGAGTTGTTTGTAGAAGATGTTACAAACTTCAGGTACTTTTTTGGTGCCTTAATCAGCTTTTACAGTATTACAAACGTGTGGACATGACCTCTGAAGTTGATGTGCAAAGAGAAAACATAGCCAGAGAAATGCTAGGTATACaagatggtataaaaaGAGGTGATACACAAAGgatttttacaaattcgTCCTCCAAAGATAAAGGGACTTTACAAATGCCAACGGAAGTTGAAGCTTCTCATGCTAAAAAATCGCTAAATCTTAAGTTGTCATCTGAAATTATAACTGATTTAGCTGTTCGCATAAAAAACGACAGTGTAGTTATATTTCTTATTGATTTGACAAACTTGGAGGCTTCAGTTATACCTGAGCTCTACATTGCGCTACGAAATCGCACCCTGGAT GTAATTTGGGTAGCTAACAAGGTCGATGTTATACCAAAACCCAATGATCCAACCGA AATTAAGAGATGGCTACGATCATTTGTAAGGCAGATAGGAAATGCTAAATCTGCGGATGTCATATTGGTTTCCAGTACTAAAG GGATTGGACTCGATGTACTTGAACATCGAATGAAGGCATACCTACAAACTGGAAATCCTCGGAACATTTACGTGGTAGGCGCAACAAACGTGGGAAAATCAACATTTGTGAATCGgtttttggattttataCAATACAA TGTTGGTGGAACAACACGCTCCGCGATCCCTGGAACAACGTTGGAATTTATTGAATTTGGACTACCTAAAGGATTTAAATTGGTTGATACACCCGGCATACCAATACCATCGCAGGTGCCTTCTTTACTCTACAGGCCGATAGACTTATTATCCATCTCTATAATGAAGACCATAAATCCTCTGTCTATAAAACTTGAGGCTGGAAGATCACTGCTAGTTGGAGGGCTTGCCAGAGTGGACCTAGTCCAGGGAAGCTCCACTATTGTCCAGTGCTTTTTCAGTAGTGGAATAACGATCAAAGTTTGTAG ATCTGTGGCTGCAgaggatattttaaagCATCAGGTCGGTACTAGTTTGTATCCTCCTCATGACAAGGAagattttgaaaaacttTTACCACTATCAAAGTACAG ATTCGCTGTAAATTGCACTGGAAGACGGCCTGTTGACGAATTTGTCATTTCCGGACTAGGATGGATATCATTTTGTGGAATTGGCCCCAAAATCATAGAGATGTATATCCCAAGAGGAATAAACCTTCTCAG GAGGCCTGCTATGCTAACAACAGCTCCAAAGACCGTCgatggatataaaatttACCACGGAAGGTGA
- a CDS encoding DEAD box ATP-dependent RNA helicase family member protein (encoded by transcript BEWA_034210A), whose amino-acid sequence MDKESVFTEFLAKEENAELRKIFSSVLGKSNETPQNNPASDSLGNVHAERQKNLDIGIESPFTAKDAVKPKYFTLDEVKDTIHLDGVEHTDSDLQWSQLALSPDLLRALQHVGFAKPSRIQQCALPLMLGSTRNIIAQAKNGSGKTATFSLAMLSKVDLNVPYIQAICLCPTRELATQNLQVIQKLGQFTQIKTFLGVPQCQPYDETNRYQLYVGTPGKTKEFFQKRIINTMYITMFVLDEADELINQENNMGPQVVQIRRMFRQPVQIVLFSATFSDSVYEFATRIAPNAHVIQVKREQLTLDCIDQRYMLCNDDEDKFKKLCEIYASMIVGQSVIFVNTKDSAFKLSQRMRDNGHAVSLLCGTLAPNAGPNSMTPEIRDRIMSEFKDGETKVLICTDVLARGIDVPQVTLVVNYDLPLLYSGTRATAAKAICMETYLHRIGRTGRFGVRGMAINMITVNEMALIDTIKTFYNCNVENLDCDPEAIEEMVRNFRV is encoded by the exons ATGGATAAGGAATCTGTGTTTACAGAGTTTTTAGCAAAGGAGGAAAATGCGGAATTACGTAAGATATTTTCCAGTGTTCTAGGAAAGAGTAATGAAACACCGCAAAACAACCCTGCTTCTGATTCACTGGGTAATGTTCATGCTGAACGTCAGAAAAATTTAGACATTGGTATAG AATCGCCGTTTACTGCAAAGGATGCCGTTAAGCCGAAGTATTTTACACTGGATGAAGTAAA GGATACAATACATCTTGATGGAGTTGAGCATACTGATTCTGATCTGCAATGGTCTCAACTAGCATTGTCTCCTGATTTACTAAGAGCGCTTCAACATGTTGGTTTTGCGAAGCCATCCCGTATACAGCAATGCGCGCTTCCACTTATGCTTGGAAGCAC ACGTAATATCATTGCACAAGCAAAGAATGGATCGGGTAAAACTGCGACATTCTCCCTTGCGATGCTTTCAAAAGTGGATTTGAATGTCCCGTACATTCAG GCTATCTGTCTCTGTCCAACTCGCGAGTTGGCTACTCAGAATTTGCAAGTTATACAAAAATTGGGACAATTCACCCAGATAAAAACCTTTTTGGGAGTACCTCAGTGTCAACCAT ATGATGAGACAAATAGATATCAGCTATATGTTGGTACCCCTGGTAAAACAAAGGAATTTTTTCAAAAGCGTATTATAAATACTATG TACATAACTATGTTTGTCTTGGATGAAGCCGATGAATTGATTAATCAAGAAAACAATATGGGACCTCAAGTTGTGCAGATACGCAGGATGTTTAGACAACCTGTGCAAATTGTGTTATTCTCAGCTACCTTTTCAGATTCCGTCTATGAATTTGCTACAAGGATCGCACCAAACGCGCATGTAATTCAG GTCAAAAGAGAGCAACTCACACTGGATTGTATTGACCAGAGATATATGTTGTGCAATGACGACGAGGATAAGTTCAAAAAGCTCTGTGAAATTTATGCTAGTATGATTGTTGGACAATCTGTTATTTTTGTGAATACCAAAGATTCAGCCTTTAAGCTCTCGCAACGTATGAGAGACAATGG TCATGCTGTTTCTTTGCTATGCGGTACTTTGGCTCCTAATGCCGGTCCGAATTCAATGACTCCAGAAATCAGAGATCGTATTATGTCAGAGTTCAAAGACGGGGAAACAAAGGTGCTGATATGTACTGACGTTTTGGCTAGGGGTATTGACGTTCCACAAGTTACCCTTGTTGTAAATTATGACCTTCCGCTGCTTTATTCTGGGACCAGGGCAACGGCAGCCAAAGCAATTTGCATG GAAACATATCTGCATCGTATCGGAAGGACGGGCCGTTTTGGTGTTCGTGGTATGGCTATTAACATGATCACCGTAAATGAAATGGCTCTAATTGACACAATCAAGACGTTTTACAA CTGTAAtgttgagaatcttgatTGTGATCCTGAGGCTATCGAAGAGATGGTCCGCAACTTTAGAGTATGA
- a CDS encoding signal peptide-containing protein (encoded by transcript BEWA_034230A) translates to MVSSITALTSLISFIAATMVACDGKCGEGDLKTLGMVKVDGDEAQLKALFKTTAIMSHVGQHFGKKAGDQSVDLYSKYLGQLLGQFGVQGVDAGCVSCFAESVKCSVKNCKVACMNDSCAAGCVKCFEKNCKPALSDCVGGVDLDTHCRDKTNFKKFKLSQTPKGPE, encoded by the coding sequence ATGGTTTCTTCAATTACAGCTTTAACTTCTCTAATTTCATTCATAGCTGCAACCATGGTTGCCTGCGATGGAAAATGTGGTGAGGGTGATCTCAAGACACTAGGAATGGTAAAAGttgatggagatgaggCTCAACTTAAGGCTTTGTTCAAAACCACTGCTATTATGAGTCATGTAGGTCAACACTTTGGCAAGAAAGCCGGAGATCAAAGTGTCGATCTCTATTCCAAGTATCTTGGTCAGTTGCTTGGTCAATTTGGTGTCCAAGGTGTTGATGCAGGATGTGTCAGTTGCTTTGCGGAAAGTGTCAAGTGCAGTGTTAAGAATTGTAAGGTTGCCTGCATGAATGATAGTTGCGCTGCTGGATGTGTAAAGTGTTTTGAGAAGAATTGTAAGCCAGCTCTATCCGATTGTGTTGGTGGAGTTGATCTTGATACTCACTGCCGTGATAAGACTAATTTCAAAAAGTTTAAACTCAGCCAGACTCCAAAGGGTCCCGAGTAA